The genomic window TCCGGCCTGGCCTTGAGCTTAGCATGAAAGAGGGAGCAGGAGGGTAGACAGTCCTGCCACgggtggggtggaggagggagatggggtgggtgggggaggctgGGATAGGCACAAGGCCTGGGACTCGTGGCCCTGACCCAGAAAAACAACCCTGCCAGCAGGAAGCCCTTGCACACCTGGGACACAGAGGGGGGACCCGGCCAGACCCCGAGAGGCCCATCCACCTGAGGTTCTGCCCTGCAAGGGGCCTGGCCAGGTACCCGCTTTCCCCAGCTCACTCTGGGGTAGACCCCCCAGACCAGGTGTTGGGTGTGCAGAGGCCAGGCCTGTGGCCACTCTCTGACGCACCCCCAAGCTGGCTCTGGGACCACAGAGGGGTTGGCAGCCCACATCTGAACCCTGGCCAGCCTGCAGCGTGGGGCCCTAAGAAACGCAGGTTTCCATGGAACCTTCTGAGCGAAATGGGGAGGGCCCTCTCTTGCAAAACAGTGGGgcttcccccaccctccaccctgcccACCCCCAGTGGGCAGCTTCCGGGCCTGGTGCGCAGCTCAGAGGAGAGGGGCTGCCACGAGCTCGTAGCTCGATGGCTTGGGACTGCCATGCAAACCCTAGAGGGATGTCCTGTGCGTTTACACAAAGCTGGGGCCTTGTTTCAACCACCCAAAGATACTTGGGGTCAGAAAAGGTGTCGGCAAAGGAAAGGGAGATTTAGGGCCCAGGTATGCTCTCTGGGGGCATTTTTCTGGCCTGGGGCTCACGGGAAGTTGAGGGCACCTAGGCGTGCGTCCTTGCAGTGCTGGGGGCGGGGCTCTGTGCTCGGCCTGGCCAGCAGGTGGGGTGGTTGGTGTCACCCACTTGGTGCAGAGATGGCTAAGTCTGAGACCCAGGGACTTGCCCTCGACTGTGCGCGATCGGAGGGGTCGCTCTGCAGTGGGCGCTGTGACGGGGGCGCAGTCACTGACGTCTCCTGGGTCAACACCTATAAATAAGGCCCAAATGCGGCCCGTCCTTCCAGCTGCGGACACCAGAGGGCGCAGCCCCAGGACCACGCCCCCACTCCCCTACCCCATCCGGAAAGGGGTCCACCCGAGCCGACCCCGCCGTCACTAGTCGGGGGAGGGGAGGCCCTGGAGTTTCACGCAGGAGCTCCCGCCGCGGGAACCACAGCCACGACTAAGCCTTTCTGGCCCGCCCGCCCCATCGCAGGGAGAGGACGGGGGAGGGGCAGGACGAGCACCTGGACAGCTGGGTTCCTCCCGCAGGTGCTTCTGACCCCGGCATGGAGGAAGCGCCCGCGTTCCCGGCCCAGGCCCGCAGCCAGGGCTGCTCCGCCCGCTGCGCCCCAGGTAAGCCGGGCCAGCGTGGGGGAGTAGCGGGGCCTGGGCTGCGGAGGGGGCCGCCCTGACCCGCGTCTCCCCCCAGGGCAAAAGCCCCGCAAGGCAGTGTGAGCTGGAGCCGCCAGCCTGGGGACCTCTTTTAAGATGACCCGTACGGACCCTCCGGACCTGCTGGTGTCGACCGTGTACCAGGACATCAAGGTGGCGACCCCGGGACCCGCGTCCAAGCGCTCGCCATGTGAGCGATCCGTGGCCCGGCCTGCTGAGCCCGCGCCTTTCAACAAGCGCCACTGCCGCAGCTTCGACTTCCTGGAGGCGCTGGACGGGCCGGCCATGGAGACCCTGCCGGAGCCACCGCCCCCGGAGTCCGCTGTGCCGCGCGCCCGGACCCGCGAGGCCGAGCCACGCCGCCGCGCCCGCTCCAAGAGCGCGCCCCGCGCGCCCCCGGGCCTGACGCCCGCGCCCGCCTCGCCGCCGGTGTTGCCCCGCCGAGGGCGGGAGGCCCAGCGTGCGGCGCGGGCCGAGGCATCGCCGCGCCGGGAGCCCGCGTACCCGGCGCTCCGCGCCCTTGCCAACGAGCTACATCCCATCAAGTTGCAGCCGCAGAGGGGCGGCCCCGGCCGCATCGCGCCCCTGTGCGCCGCCACGGGCCGCTGCGCACCGCCCGAGCCACCCGCGGGTCCCGCCCCCCACGTGCGCTGCCGCCTGGACATCAAGCCAGACGACGCAGTGCTCCAGCACGCCGCCCGGGGCTCGCGGTCCTGCGGGCCCGCCGAGGCCGCGCCCTGGGCCCGCCCCGCCCCGCAGTTCCACGGCCTCACGGTGCCCGGGCCCCGCCATATGGCGCTGTCGCGCACCCCGACGCCCAGCGACTCATACTGTGCGGATCCCCGGGCGTTCTACTGCGACGGGCCCCTGCCTGGGCCCCGGGACTACGCGGAGCGCCGCAGTCTGCCCTTCACCACCCCGCCGGGTCCTACCCAGTTCTTCTATACAGAGGAGCCCCAAGGCTTCCGGGGCAGCTTTGCAGCCAGTCCCGGCCCAACCTTCGACGCCTACTGCCCCAGGCCCTATCCGGCCGAGGAGCTCCCAGGGCCCAGTCCAAGGCGCATGGGCGGCTACTACGCAGGAGAGGTGCGCACCTTCCCAATCCAGGAACCGCCCTCCCGTTCCTACTATGGGGAGGCTCCCCGAGCCTACGGCCTGCCCTACGGGCCCCGCTATGTCCCCGAGGAGCCCCGGGCCCACTCCACTGCCCGCCCCTTTTACACGGAGGACTTCGGAAGGTACCGCGAGCGCGACGTCCTGGCTCGGACGTACCCGCACCCGCGCAGCAGCCCGGCCTGGGCTGACTGGGGCCCGCGACCCTACCGCACCCTGCAAGTGGTGCCGCCCTCTGACCCGGACCCGTTGCTCGCCTCCTGGCACGGCGGCACCGGCACCAGTCCGCCCCGGCTGGTCACCGACAGCCGCCACTACTCGCGCTCCTGGGACAACATTCTGGCCCCGGGGCCGCGCCGAGAAGACCCGTTGGGCCGCGGCCGCAGCTACGAGAACTTGCTGGGGCGCGAGGTGCGGGAGCCGCGAGGCGTGTCCCCCGAAGGCCGGCGCCCGCCCGTCGTCGTGAACCTGTCCACCTCGCCCAGACGCTACGCTGCACTGTCCCTGTCCGAGACGTCGCTGACGGAGAAGGGTCGCGCGGGCGAGGGCCTGGGCCGCAACTGGTACGTGACGCCCGAGATCACCATCACTGACAATGACCTGCGCGCCACCGAGCGCCCGAGCGCCAGGGCCTGGGAGTTGCCCGGGGGCCGCATGCGGCCACCTCCCCACGCGGCCCCCGACGGCCCCACCTCTGGCCGCCAGCGGAGCCTAGAGCAGCTGGACGAACTCATCACGGACCTGGTAATCGACTCGCGACCCCCCGCCGGCCAGGCCTCAGAGCCCGCGGCCGACTGCCTGGGCCCCCAACTGCGCCGACTGCTGGACTCGCGGCCCGCGGGCTCTGGAGCCCCCGCGCTGGCGCCGCCACGCTCGCCCCCCGCCTCGGCCGGCAGCGCCGAGGAGCCCGCGGCCCCGGGAGAGGCGGCCGACGCGTCCCCCGAACCCAGCGCCGACGAGGACGACCTGATGACCTGCTCCAATGCGCGCTGCCGGCGCACCGAGACCATGTTCAACGCCTGCCTCTACTTCAAGTCCTGCCACAGCTGCTACACCTACTACTGCTCGCGCCTGTGCCGCCGCGAGGACTGGGACGCCCACAAGGCGCGCTGCCTGTACGGCCGCGTGGGCAGCGTGTGCCGCCACGTGCTGCAGTTTTGCCGCGACAGCGGCCCGGTGCACCGCGCTTTCTCGCGCATCGCTCGTGTCGGCTTCCTGTCGCGCGGCCGCGGCGTGCTCTTCCTGGGCTTCCCAAGTCCAGGCTCGGCCGACAACTTCCTGCGATTTGGCCTGGAGGGGCTGCTGCTATCTCCCACCTACCTATCGCTGCGTGAGCTGGCCACACACGCGGCGCCCCTGGGCAGCTACGCGCGCGAGCTGGCGGCCGCTGGGCGCCTCTACGAGCCGGCAGAGTGCTTCCTGCTCAGCGTGTCCGTGGCCGTGGGACCCGGCACCGCGCCCCCGGGGACACCCGCCCTGCCCGCGCCCGCGCCACGCAGCCACGGGCCAACAGTGCGCAAGTTCGCCAAGGTAGCGCTGGCGGCCGGCAGCCCCGCGCGGCCGCCCCCGGCGCGGAGCCGCGAGCCCGACATGGAGACGCTGATCCTGACGCCACCGCCGGGCACGGCGGGCCTGGATCAGGACGGCGAGGCGGGCCGGCGCGCGCGCGAGGTGGCCTTCATCCACATCCAGCGCGAGCTGCGGCTGCGCGGCGTCTTCCTGCGCCACGAGTTCCCGCGCGTCTACGAGCAGCTTTGCGAGTTCGTCGAGGCCAACAGGCGCTTCACGCCCACCACCATCTACCCCACGGACCGGCGCACCGGCCGCCCCTTCATGTGCATGATCATGGCCGCCTCCGAGCCGCGCGCGCTCGACTGGGTGGCCAGCGCCAACCTGCTGGACGACATCATGTGAGGCGCTGGGCCCACCAGGCCTAGCCCAGGCGCTGGCCCGAACCCTGCCCTGCCCACTCAGGCCCCGCCCGGCCCATCCAGGGCCCCACCCCGACTTCTTCTAGGCCCCGCCTCTAATTCCCCAGCCCTCCAAGCTCCGCTCAGTACGGCCTCCAGCTCCGCCCAGGCCCCCACCCCCCGGCCCTTCGCCCCGTAGTGTTCCTCACGGACCCTTCGCCTTCCCGCCCCCAGCAACCCCTGTCCCTCCTCTGggcctcctccctctcccagctCGCCCTCGAGGATCCCCAGAAGAAGTCGGTCCTCGCCCTCGGTGCTCCCCGCTGGGAGGCGGGGTGGGCCTGAGGACCGCCCAGCTCTGCCTTCACTCGGAGGGGTCACTACTGCACAGACCCCACCCGTACAGATCCGGTTCCCGTCGGTCCCTGGGGCTCCCGCTGGAGCCTCCCCGACTCCGGTTTCCCCTCGTCCAGGAGCCCGATGTAACCAAAGCCCAGTCTGTCACTTTAAACACGCCCCGCCCCGCCTCCCGCGGCTGTGTTGCCTCCTCTCTGGAGAACACCCTGGTCGACCTCTGTGCGTCCGTGTGAGCGAGCGCGTCCCGCCGAGGCGGTGGGCAGGGCGGACGGTGCGCGGTGCGTTCCCGCTGGTCGGAGCCAGCACACTAACCACGCCACGCGCCCTGCCGTCCCTTCGCCTCCAGCCGCTGCAGTCTGGGCCCTGCAGGAGCTGGGAAAAGCCGCAGGGAGGTCTTCAGGCCGATATGCAAGTCTCCCAGCCGAAGGAGCAAGGGACCCGAACAGGGGAAGCAGAGCACGTGGGCCTGGCCAGAGCTGACACCTGGCTAGGAGAGGAAGGACCAAGGGACAGGGGGTGTTCCCAGGTGGGAGCCTGGAGGGCAAAGCGTGGTGCGAGCAGGTGAGGGAGAGAGCTAGTTGGGAAGCGTGGAAGCCCACCCGAGGGGCTTGACCTGTCCCGAGAGGTCCCCGCACACCCGCTCTGGCCGCACCCCGTACTGCGGGCGTGGAGGCGCAAGCCCGGCGGCCCGGCCTCCACCTGTCCCCGAAGTGCACCCTGGTTCGCGCCCAGAGCTCTCTGGAGGGTGGGGTATCCGGGAGAGGGGTGGAGGCCAAACGCAAGGGCCCTCCTGGAGTCCCCAGCCCTACTTTGGAGCCAGGGGAGGGGGCACCAAGTGAGAGAAATTGGGCACCCCCGCCTCCGCTCCTGCTTTCGCACCCGGCGCACCCATCTCGTCCCCGCGCGTCTGCACCAGCCAGGCGTCCCGCTTGCCCACCCGCCgccgcgccccgcgccccgcgcccccTACCCCGGGGCCTCTGCATTCGGCCCCACCCCTGAGGGCCGGCCAGGAACGCCCCTGGACCGAAATAATTTCCAGGGGGCAAGAGCTTTCGAACCAAGTAAAATAGAACTTGAATGTAGCGGCTGCTGTTGCCTCCTTGTACGGGTAGCGGGGTTGGGGACGGAAGCCTTCGGTCggtggagaggggagagggagaggccttCGGGCCGTGGAAGGGGGTAGAGGGCGAGGCCTTCGGGCGGTGGAGAGCGGGGAGGGGGAGGCCTTCGGGCGGTGGAGGGGGTAGAGAGGGAGGCCTTTGGGCGGTGGAAGGGGGTAGAGGGCGAGGCCTTCGGGCGGTGGAGAGCGGGGAGGGGGAGGCCTTCGGGCAGTGGAAGGGGGAAAAAGGGAGGCCTTCGGGCGGTGGAGGGGGAGAGGCGAGGCCTTTGGGCGGTGGAGGGGGTGGAGAGGGAGGCTTTTGGGCGGTGGAAGGGGGTAGAGGGCGAGGCCTTCGGGCGGTGGAGAGCGGGGAGGGGGAGGCCTTCGGGCAGTGGAAGGGGGAAAAAGGGAGGCCTTCGGGCGGTGGAGGGGGAGAGGCGAGGCCTTTGGGCGGTGGAGGGGGTAGAGAGGGAGGCTTTTGGGCGGCGGGGGCCACGGGGAGGGTGGTCTTCGGACTACGTGCGGGACAGGAGGTCAGGGCTGGCACGTCCCTCAGGCCTCTCTCGTTGCCCCAGCCTCGCGGGCCGCCTAACTGCCCCGTTCCGAGGGTGCCACCGGACCCCGCTGGAGAGGAACTTTTCCGTTGGCTGGATTTAATCACCACTCATTCCCGGTTCCACGTTTCCTTTAAGCGGGGCTGGCGGAGCCGCAAGGCGGCAAGGAACTGGATTGCGATTGGTCAGCACGTGTCTCGGTCGGTGGTACAATTGGCTGAGGCGCTGGGCCTTGGGAAGCATTCCCCGACGGGATTGGTCGTCGCTCTCGCAGAGCCCGCCTCCCGCAGTACAAGCGGCCACCGGGTCGGGTGGGAGGAGGGGACTCTGGGACGAGGAACATGGCGGCGGCGGACCTCGCTCACATTCCTGATGTGGACATCGACTCCGACGGCGTTTTCAAGTATGTGCTGATCCGAGTCCACTCGGCTTCCCGCTCCGGGGCTCCGGTTGCAGAGAGCAAGGAGATCGTGCGCGGCTACAAGTGGGCTGAGTATCACGGTGAGGGCGGGACCTGCCGGCGTGCCAGGGGCGCGCCTGGCGAGGCGGGGGCGGGACCGGGACGGTGCTGGCGAGGCGGGGGCGGAGCTTGGCGGGACGGAGATGGGGCTGACGAGGCGGGGGCGGGGCTGACGAGGCGGGGGCGGGGCTGACGAGGCGGGGGCGGGGCTGACGAGGCGGGGGCGGGGCTGGCGGGACGGAGACCGTGCTGGCGAGGCGGGGGCGGGGCTTGGCGAGGCGGGGGCGGGGCTTGGCGGGGCTGCGGGCCGTAGCGGACTGCGTTCTGCTCAGAGCCCTGCCCCTGCTAGGTTTGACCCAGGCTGAGGTCCTAGGCGGGAAGGGCGTGACACGGCCTGACATTCTCCCCAACAGTCCCAGTTCCCGTGCTCTCCCCGGTTCCACCCTCTTTCATTCATCCCTGTCCCAGCCTCAAGGGGCTTCGTCTCCCCTGGGGAAGGGGCTGTTcagagctgggatttcagaccCCTTCGGCTGGGAGTTCCTCCCGCGGCCTCCAAGGGCGGCCAAGGCACGTCCTGAGGCC from Pongo abelii isolate AG06213 chromosome 13, NHGRI_mPonAbe1-v2.0_pri, whole genome shotgun sequence includes these protein-coding regions:
- the AJM1 gene encoding apical junction component 1 homolog is translated as MTRTDPPDLLVSTVYQDIKVATPGPASKRSPCERSVARPAEPAPFNKRHCRSFDFLEALDGPAMETLPEPPPPESAVPRARTREAEPRRRARSKSAPRAPPGLTPAPASPPVLPRRGREAQRAARAEASPRREPAYPALRALANELHPIKLQPQRGGPGRIAPLCAATGRCAPPEPPAGPAPHVRCRLDIKPDDAVLQHAARGSRSCGPAEAAPWARPAPQFHGLTVPGPRHMALSRTPTPSDSYCADPRAFYCDGPLPGPRDYAERRSLPFTTPPGPTQFFYTEEPQGFRGSFAASPGPTFDAYCPRPYPAEELPGPSPRRMGGYYAGEVRTFPIQEPPSRSYYGEAPRAYGLPYGPRYVPEEPRAHSTARPFYTEDFGRYRERDVLARTYPHPRSSPAWADWGPRPYRTLQVVPPSDPDPLLASWHGGTGTSPPRLVTDSRHYSRSWDNILAPGPRREDPLGRGRSYENLLGREVREPRGVSPEGRRPPVVVNLSTSPRRYAALSLSETSLTEKGRAGEGLGRNWYVTPEITITDNDLRATERPSARAWELPGGRMRPPPHAAPDGPTSGRQRSLEQLDELITDLVIDSRPPAGQASEPAADCLGPQLRRLLDSRPAGSGAPALAPPRSPPASAGSAEEPAAPGEAADASPEPSADEDDLMTCSNARCRRTETMFNACLYFKSCHSCYTYYCSRLCRREDWDAHKARCLYGRVGSVCRHVLQFCRDSGPVHRAFSRIARVGFLSRGRGVLFLGFPSPGSADNFLRFGLEGLLLSPTYLSLRELATHAAPLGSYARELAAAGRLYEPAECFLLSVSVAVGPGTAPPGTPALPAPAPRSHGPTVRKFAKVALAAGSPARPPPARSREPDMETLILTPPPGTAGLDQDGEAGRRAREVAFIHIQRELRLRGVFLRHEFPRVYEQLCEFVEANRRFTPTTIYPTDRRTGRPFMCMIMAASEPRALDWVASANLLDDIM